From Caulobacter segnis, a single genomic window includes:
- a CDS encoding quinone oxidoreductase family protein, with amino-acid sequence MKAAVYYETGAPDVLRYEDVPDPVCHPQGVVIRVEAVSIEGGDTLNRGGGQMAGSPHIVGYQAAGEIVEVGAEVSHMKVGQKVVTVNAFGSHAELRAVPARNAWPIPDGFDIQKASAIPVPFGTAHECLFGAGRLKAGETVLVQAGAGAVGLAAIQLAKQAGATVLASASSDERLQRLTAFGMDHGINYRRDDLVEQVMKLTGGKGVDLVVDPVGGATLQGSLGALGYRGRISLVGNAGREPMKVDVSSLMGGNRSLTGVFLGAEIMTDRVHDMIQDLIDRAAKGELEVVIDKTFPLSEAAAAHAYIESRQAVGRVLLVP; translated from the coding sequence ATGAAGGCCGCCGTCTATTACGAGACCGGGGCGCCGGACGTCCTTCGCTACGAGGACGTCCCCGATCCCGTCTGCCACCCGCAGGGCGTGGTGATCCGCGTCGAGGCGGTCAGCATCGAAGGCGGTGACACCCTCAACCGCGGCGGCGGCCAGATGGCTGGCAGTCCGCACATCGTCGGCTACCAGGCGGCCGGCGAGATCGTCGAGGTCGGAGCCGAGGTCAGCCACATGAAGGTCGGCCAGAAGGTCGTCACCGTGAACGCCTTTGGCTCGCATGCCGAATTGCGCGCGGTCCCGGCCCGCAACGCCTGGCCCATCCCGGACGGCTTCGACATCCAGAAGGCCTCGGCCATTCCGGTGCCGTTCGGCACGGCGCATGAGTGCCTGTTCGGCGCGGGCCGTTTGAAGGCCGGCGAGACCGTGCTGGTGCAGGCCGGGGCGGGGGCCGTCGGCCTGGCCGCGATCCAGCTGGCCAAGCAAGCCGGCGCGACGGTTCTGGCCTCGGCCTCCAGCGACGAGCGGCTGCAGCGCCTGACGGCGTTCGGCATGGACCACGGGATCAACTATCGCCGCGACGACCTGGTCGAGCAGGTGATGAAGCTGACCGGCGGCAAGGGCGTGGACCTGGTCGTCGACCCGGTCGGTGGCGCGACGCTTCAGGGCAGCTTGGGCGCGCTGGGCTATCGCGGCCGCATCTCGCTGGTCGGCAATGCCGGACGCGAGCCGATGAAGGTGGACGTCAGCTCGCTGATGGGCGGCAACCGGTCTTTGACCGGGGTCTTCCTGGGCGCCGAGATCATGACCGATCGTGTCCATGACATGATCCAGGACCTGATCGACCGCGCCGCCAAGGGTGAGCTGGAGGTCGTCATCGACAAGACCTTCCCGCTGTCGGAGGCGGCCGCCGCCCACGCCTATATCGAAAGCCGCCAGGCCGTGGGCCGGGTGCTGCTGGTCCCATGA
- a CDS encoding serine hydrolase domain-containing protein — protein sequence MAFRNLIAAVLAATVLGGGSSAVLAATPAIVAAAPQSAGFSAEGLKKLDAHMQGLVDTGHLPGVTTMLVRHGKVVNFEVHGKKGFDGPPMTRDTVFRIYSQTKPVTGVAMMILYEEGKWKLDDPVSKYVPEFASLRVFKGVNPDGSFDTVPADRPPTMRELMSHSGGFAYGLVPDNPIDKAYVDTGVLGAKSRQEFVQKVAALPLVAQPGTRWKYSVSVDIQGLIIEKLTGMSLGDFMQKRIFAPLKMTDTGFWLPAAKTDRLASLYVWSPKEKKLVPAEGFMVLDISKPPVVASGGGGLVSTNADYARFAQMLLNGGALEGKRILKPETVKLMRTNMLSDTIMNSSEPPFNTARGRGFGLDFAVVLDSAKAGPQGEGTYSWGGAAGTWFWIDPKNDLFFLGMIHILNKDGDPAIKDIDDDSAKLVYEALVDPKK from the coding sequence TTGGCGTTTCGCAATTTGATCGCGGCGGTGTTGGCCGCGACCGTGCTTGGGGGCGGTTCTTCCGCCGTTCTGGCCGCCACGCCCGCCATCGTCGCGGCCGCCCCGCAGAGCGCCGGCTTCTCGGCCGAGGGGCTGAAGAAGCTGGACGCCCATATGCAGGGCCTGGTCGACACCGGCCATCTGCCGGGTGTCACCACCATGCTGGTCCGTCATGGCAAGGTCGTGAACTTCGAAGTCCACGGCAAGAAGGGCTTCGACGGCCCGCCCATGACCAGGGACACGGTCTTCCGCATCTACTCCCAGACCAAGCCGGTCACCGGCGTGGCGATGATGATCCTCTATGAGGAGGGCAAGTGGAAGCTGGACGACCCGGTCAGCAAGTACGTGCCGGAGTTCGCGTCCCTGCGGGTCTTCAAGGGCGTCAATCCCGACGGCTCGTTCGACACGGTTCCGGCCGACCGCCCGCCGACCATGCGCGAACTGATGAGCCATTCGGGCGGCTTCGCCTATGGCCTGGTCCCAGACAACCCGATCGACAAGGCCTATGTCGACACCGGCGTGCTGGGCGCGAAGTCTCGCCAGGAGTTCGTCCAGAAGGTCGCCGCCCTGCCGTTGGTGGCCCAGCCGGGGACGCGCTGGAAATACAGCGTCTCGGTCGACATCCAGGGGCTGATCATCGAGAAGCTGACCGGCATGTCGCTGGGCGACTTCATGCAGAAGCGGATCTTCGCGCCGCTGAAGATGACCGACACGGGCTTCTGGCTGCCGGCCGCCAAGACCGATCGTCTGGCGTCGCTGTACGTCTGGAGCCCCAAGGAGAAGAAGCTGGTTCCCGCCGAGGGCTTCATGGTGCTGGACATCAGCAAGCCGCCGGTCGTGGCCTCTGGAGGCGGCGGTCTGGTCTCGACCAACGCCGACTACGCCCGCTTCGCCCAGATGCTGCTGAATGGCGGCGCGCTGGAGGGCAAGCGGATCCTGAAGCCCGAGACCGTGAAGCTGATGCGGACGAACATGCTCAGCGACACGATCATGAACTCCAGCGAGCCGCCGTTCAACACGGCGCGGGGCAGGGGTTTCGGCCTCGATTTCGCCGTCGTGCTGGACAGCGCCAAGGCTGGGCCGCAGGGCGAGGGGACCTATAGCTGGGGCGGCGCGGCCGGCACCTGGTTCTGGATCGATCCCAAGAATGACCTCTTCTTCCTGGGCATGATTCACATCCTCAACAAGGACGGGGATCCGGCGATCAAGGACATCGACGATGACAGCGCCAAGCTGGTCTACGAAGCCCTCGTCGATCCGAAGAAGTGA
- a CDS encoding serine hydrolase domain-containing protein — protein MRLKRLRRRALSVLASVFGCVAVAATPALALPKGKPEDLGFSAERLRRLDEHMQAMAANGQVAGGVTLLARHGRVVHAMAFGHRALGGEPMPFDAIFRIRSETKPVTGVAMMILYEQGLWKLDDPVSKYVPEFANLRIATGVDAAGQPILAPVTRPPTMRELMTHTAGFAYGLADDPNSPADQAYYRAGVLQSSSLTDLVQKVSGLPMFSEPGQLWRYSVAADIQGYIVEKLSGESLPVFMEEHIFAPLGMKDTAFFVPEQKQRRLAALYDGDPVTGQLVPAVEGAWRDVSKPPAAPLGGGGLVSTAGDFARFAQMILNKGELGGIRILKPESVALMTQNHLPPGFVVTTNGTTGVLKPGPKPFPFAAGMGYGLDMAVAVDPAASGAPVGPGTVSWGGSAGTWFWIDPVNDLFFIGMIQRLGGVGPGLDAQSRTLVYQAIERPPPAPPTPAQPPTKVAASTKPTTAR, from the coding sequence ATGAGGTTGAAACGGCTGCGTCGCCGCGCGCTGAGCGTTCTCGCCAGTGTCTTCGGCTGCGTGGCCGTCGCCGCGACCCCGGCCCTGGCCTTGCCCAAGGGCAAGCCCGAGGACCTGGGCTTCAGCGCCGAGCGCCTCAGGCGTCTGGACGAGCACATGCAGGCGATGGCGGCCAACGGCCAAGTCGCCGGCGGCGTGACCCTGCTGGCCCGCCACGGTCGCGTGGTCCACGCCATGGCCTTCGGCCACCGCGCCCTGGGCGGCGAGCCGATGCCGTTCGACGCCATCTTCCGCATCCGCTCGGAGACCAAGCCGGTCACCGGCGTGGCGATGATGATCCTGTACGAGCAGGGGCTGTGGAAGCTGGACGACCCGGTCAGCAAGTACGTGCCGGAGTTCGCCAACCTGCGCATCGCCACGGGTGTCGACGCGGCGGGTCAGCCGATCCTGGCCCCGGTCACTCGACCGCCGACCATGCGCGAGCTGATGACCCACACGGCCGGCTTCGCCTACGGCTTGGCCGACGATCCCAACAGTCCGGCCGACCAGGCCTACTATCGGGCCGGCGTGCTGCAGTCCTCGTCCCTGACGGACCTGGTCCAGAAGGTCTCGGGCCTGCCGATGTTCTCCGAGCCCGGCCAGCTGTGGCGCTACAGCGTGGCGGCCGATATCCAGGGCTACATCGTCGAGAAGCTGTCGGGCGAGAGCCTGCCGGTGTTCATGGAGGAGCACATCTTCGCGCCTCTGGGCATGAAGGATACCGCCTTCTTCGTTCCCGAGCAGAAGCAGCGCCGCCTGGCGGCTCTGTATGACGGTGACCCGGTCACCGGCCAGCTGGTCCCGGCCGTGGAGGGCGCCTGGCGCGACGTTAGCAAGCCGCCGGCCGCGCCGCTGGGCGGGGGCGGGCTGGTCTCGACCGCCGGCGACTTCGCCCGCTTCGCCCAGATGATCTTGAACAAGGGCGAACTGGGTGGGATCCGGATCCTCAAGCCGGAGTCCGTGGCCCTGATGACCCAGAACCACCTGCCGCCGGGCTTCGTGGTGACGACCAATGGCACGACGGGCGTCCTGAAGCCGGGGCCCAAGCCTTTCCCGTTCGCCGCCGGCATGGGCTATGGCCTGGACATGGCCGTGGCCGTCGACCCTGCCGCCTCCGGCGCGCCGGTCGGGCCCGGCACGGTCAGCTGGGGCGGCAGCGCCGGCACCTGGTTCTGGATCGACCCGGTCAACGACCTGTTCTTCATCGGCATGATCCAGCGCCTGGGCGGCGTCGGGCCCGGCCTGGACGCCCAGTCGCGGACCCTGGTCTATCAGGCGATCGAGCGTCCGCCGCCGGCGCCGCCGACGCCGGCGCAACCGCCCACCAAGGTGGCCGCGTCGACGAAGCCGACGACCGCGCGCTGA
- the parC gene encoding DNA topoisomerase IV subunit A, which translates to MNKPVLPPGGPGDGDRILDEPLTEALSRRYLAYALSTIGSRALPDVRDGLKPVHRRVLYAMSNMRLNPESAARKCAKVVGEVMGNFHPHGDQSIYDALVRLAQEFSQRIPLVEGQGNFGNIDGDSAAAMRYTECKMTEAATLLLDGIDEDAVDFRPTYDGQDEEPVVLPSGFPNLLANGSSGIAVGMATSIPPHNAAELIDACQLLLANPDATTEDLLEKVPGPDFPTGGVIVEPRASLLETYETGRGGVRIRAKWEKEDTGRGTYQIVVTEIPYQVKKSDLVEQLADLIDSKKAALLGDVRDESAEDIRLVLEPKSKNVEPEVLMESLFKLSALESRFPVNINVLDARGTPGVMGIKQALMAFLAHRREVLTRRARHRLAKIEARLHILDGLLIAYLNLDEVIRIVRYEDKPKEKLIEAFTLSDIQADAILNTRLRQLAKLEEMEIRREHAELVEERDGILAMLASDEKQWKLVGVGLGQVREALLKIKHPLDKGGRPTGVTGRSIFADAPVVDADAAIEAMIVREPITIILSERGWIRAAKGKIDDPSELKFKEGDKLGFLVPAETTDKLLIFSSDGRFFTLGCDKLPSARGHGEPVRMMIELDDKVKIVDVFPFKAGRKRILASKLGYGFLMPEEEALANRKAGKQVLTVDAAGAAFCLEAVGDQFAVIGDNGKILIFPIEELPEMPRGKGVKLQAYREGGLRDGLSFNAETGAYWIDTAGRRRDWAEWKEWIGRRAGAGKLAPRGFATNKRFRPK; encoded by the coding sequence ATGAACAAACCAGTCCTTCCCCCTGGCGGCCCCGGCGACGGCGACCGCATCCTCGACGAGCCCCTGACCGAGGCTCTGTCGCGGCGCTATCTGGCCTATGCGCTCTCGACCATCGGCTCGCGGGCGCTGCCCGACGTGCGCGATGGTCTCAAGCCCGTGCACCGTCGCGTCCTGTACGCGATGAGCAACATGCGCCTGAACCCCGAGTCCGCCGCGCGCAAATGCGCCAAGGTGGTCGGCGAGGTCATGGGTAACTTCCACCCCCACGGCGACCAGTCGATCTACGACGCCCTGGTGCGCCTGGCCCAGGAGTTCAGCCAGCGCATCCCGCTGGTCGAGGGGCAGGGCAACTTCGGCAATATCGACGGCGATAGCGCCGCGGCCATGCGCTACACCGAATGCAAGATGACGGAGGCGGCGACGCTTCTGCTGGACGGCATCGACGAGGACGCGGTCGATTTCCGCCCCACCTATGACGGCCAGGACGAGGAGCCGGTGGTCCTGCCGTCGGGCTTCCCGAACCTGCTGGCCAACGGCTCGTCGGGCATCGCCGTCGGCATGGCCACCTCGATCCCGCCGCACAACGCCGCCGAGCTGATCGACGCCTGCCAGCTGCTGCTGGCCAATCCCGACGCGACGACCGAGGACCTGCTGGAAAAGGTCCCCGGTCCTGACTTCCCGACCGGCGGCGTCATCGTCGAGCCGCGCGCCTCCTTGCTCGAGACCTACGAGACGGGCCGTGGCGGCGTGCGCATCCGCGCCAAGTGGGAAAAGGAAGACACCGGTCGCGGCACGTATCAGATCGTCGTCACCGAGATCCCGTACCAGGTGAAGAAGTCGGACCTGGTCGAGCAACTGGCCGACCTGATCGACAGCAAGAAGGCCGCCCTGCTGGGCGACGTCCGCGACGAGAGCGCCGAGGACATCCGCCTCGTCCTCGAGCCGAAGTCCAAGAACGTCGAGCCCGAAGTGCTGATGGAGAGCCTGTTCAAGCTCTCGGCGCTGGAAAGCCGCTTCCCGGTCAACATCAACGTGCTGGACGCGCGGGGCACGCCGGGCGTCATGGGCATCAAGCAGGCCCTGATGGCCTTCCTGGCTCACCGCCGCGAGGTGCTGACCCGCCGGGCCCGCCACCGCCTGGCCAAGATCGAAGCCCGTCTGCACATCCTGGACGGCCTGCTGATCGCCTATCTGAACCTCGACGAGGTCATTCGGATCGTCCGCTACGAGGACAAGCCGAAGGAAAAGCTGATCGAGGCCTTCACGCTCTCGGACATCCAGGCCGACGCCATCCTCAACACTCGCCTGCGCCAGCTGGCCAAGCTGGAAGAGATGGAGATCCGCCGCGAGCACGCCGAGCTGGTCGAGGAGCGCGACGGCATCCTGGCCATGCTGGCCAGCGACGAAAAGCAGTGGAAGCTGGTGGGCGTGGGCCTGGGCCAGGTTCGAGAGGCCCTGCTGAAGATCAAGCACCCGCTGGACAAGGGCGGCCGCCCGACCGGCGTGACCGGCCGCTCGATCTTCGCCGACGCGCCAGTGGTCGACGCCGACGCCGCCATCGAGGCGATGATCGTCCGCGAGCCGATCACGATCATCCTGTCGGAGCGCGGCTGGATCCGCGCCGCCAAGGGCAAGATCGACGACCCGTCCGAGCTGAAGTTCAAGGAAGGCGACAAGCTGGGCTTCCTGGTCCCCGCCGAGACCACCGACAAGCTGCTGATCTTCTCCAGCGACGGCCGGTTCTTCACCCTGGGCTGTGACAAGCTGCCCAGCGCGCGGGGCCATGGCGAGCCGGTGCGGATGATGATCGAGCTGGACGACAAGGTGAAGATCGTCGACGTCTTCCCGTTCAAGGCCGGCCGCAAGCGTATTCTGGCCTCGAAGTTGGGCTACGGGTTCCTGATGCCCGAGGAAGAAGCCCTGGCCAACCGTAAGGCCGGCAAGCAGGTCCTGACCGTCGACGCCGCCGGCGCCGCCTTCTGCCTCGAGGCCGTGGGCGACCAGTTCGCGGTGATCGGCGACAACGGCAAGATCCTGATCTTCCCGATCGAGGAACTGCCGGAAATGCCGCGCGGCAAGGGCGTCAAGCTGCAGGCCTATCGCGAAGGCGGCCTGCGCGACGGCCTGTCGTTCAACGCCGAGACCGGGGCCTACTGGATCGACACCGCCGGCCGCCGACGCGACTGGGCGGAGTGGAAGGAATGGATCGGCCGCCGGGCGGGGGCGGGCAAGCTGGCCCCGCGCGGCTTCGCCACCAACAAGCGGTTCAGGCCGAAATGA
- the recO gene encoding DNA repair protein RecO, whose translation MSQEWEDEAYVLSARSHGETGAIVELLTQDRGKFAAHVAGAASRRMKPFLQPGARVIARYRARVSDQLGSASLEPMGEGPSSLFDDRLALAGLSAAAAVAAAALPEREAHPGAFHALEALIRVLEIPEIWPAVYVRYEAGLLQELGFGLDLSKCAATGTFDDLVYVSPRTGRAVSRAAGKPYHDKLLPLPPFMLSSQGGLAEGDVKAGLDITGHFLEQFVFGPLNRPLPPARVWLLDRLSEANRL comes from the coding sequence TTGAGCCAGGAGTGGGAGGACGAAGCCTACGTCCTCTCGGCCCGCTCGCATGGCGAGACGGGCGCCATCGTCGAACTTCTCACCCAGGACCGCGGCAAGTTCGCCGCCCATGTGGCGGGCGCGGCCTCGCGGCGGATGAAGCCGTTCCTGCAACCGGGGGCGCGGGTCATCGCCCGCTACCGGGCCCGGGTCTCGGACCAGTTGGGCTCCGCCAGCCTTGAACCGATGGGCGAGGGGCCTTCCAGCCTGTTCGACGACCGTCTGGCCTTGGCGGGACTGTCCGCCGCCGCCGCCGTCGCGGCCGCCGCCCTGCCGGAGCGCGAAGCCCATCCGGGCGCCTTCCATGCCCTGGAAGCCCTGATCCGCGTGCTGGAAATTCCCGAGATCTGGCCGGCGGTCTATGTCCGCTACGAGGCAGGGCTGCTGCAGGAGCTGGGTTTCGGCCTGGACCTGTCCAAGTGCGCCGCCACCGGGACCTTCGACGATCTCGTCTATGTCAGCCCGCGCACCGGCCGCGCCGTCAGCCGCGCGGCGGGCAAGCCCTATCACGACAAGCTGCTGCCGCTGCCGCCGTTCATGCTGTCCTCGCAGGGCGGTCTGGCCGAGGGCGACGTGAAGGCGGGCTTGGACATCACCGGCCACTTCCTGGAGCAGTTCGTGTTCGGCCCCCTGAACCGACCGCTGCCGCCGGCCCGGGTCTGGCTGCTGGATCGGCTGAGCGAGGCCAATCGCCTGTGA
- a CDS encoding arylamine N-acetyltransferase family protein, producing the protein MFDAPASAPAVDLDAYFRRIGYDGPRAPTRETLRAIAVRHPDAIPFENLDVLLGRGISIVPADIDAKLIGGGRGGYCYEQNGLLKRVLQALGFQVEGLMARVLWMAPEGAPPRPRSHQVLGVTIPGEFGEGEVWLADAGFGGCVLTAPLRLFSDEVQDTPHGKFRILDTQTGGVAERRVQADLSGRWATLYHVSQGGWAEVDYEQANFFTYTHPSSHFTWSMTVGRTTATARYALKNNRFTHRDLTGAVVEQRDLSVDELEATLRDVIGLPVEADWRPVLEKVVAWGTPA; encoded by the coding sequence ATGTTTGACGCGCCGGCTTCGGCTCCGGCCGTGGATCTGGACGCCTATTTCAGGCGTATCGGCTATGACGGTCCTCGCGCCCCGACCCGGGAGACGCTGCGGGCCATCGCCGTCCGGCATCCCGACGCCATTCCGTTCGAGAACCTCGACGTCCTGCTGGGGCGCGGGATCAGCATCGTTCCGGCCGATATCGACGCCAAGCTGATCGGCGGCGGCCGAGGCGGCTACTGCTACGAGCAGAACGGCCTCCTGAAGCGCGTGCTGCAGGCCTTGGGCTTCCAGGTCGAAGGGCTGATGGCCCGCGTGCTGTGGATGGCCCCGGAAGGTGCGCCGCCGCGTCCGCGCTCGCACCAGGTGCTGGGCGTCACCATCCCTGGAGAATTTGGCGAGGGCGAAGTCTGGCTGGCCGACGCCGGCTTCGGCGGCTGCGTGCTGACCGCGCCGCTGCGCCTGTTCTCGGACGAGGTCCAGGACACCCCGCACGGCAAGTTCCGCATCCTCGACACCCAGACGGGCGGCGTGGCCGAGCGCCGGGTGCAAGCCGACCTCTCGGGCCGCTGGGCGACCCTCTACCATGTGTCGCAAGGCGGTTGGGCCGAGGTCGACTACGAGCAGGCCAACTTCTTCACCTACACCCACCCCAGCTCGCACTTCACCTGGAGCATGACGGTGGGGCGCACGACGGCGACCGCGCGCTACGCCCTGAAGAACAACCGCTTCACCCATCGCGACCTGACCGGCGCGGTGGTCGAGCAGCGCGACCTTTCGGTCGACGAACTGGAAGCGACCCTGCGCGACGTGATCGGCCTGCCGGTCGAGGCCGACTGGCGTCCGGTGCTGGAGAAGGTCGTCGCCTGGGGGACGCCCGCTTGA
- the era gene encoding GTPase Era: MTDTTSQNTRAGFAAIIGAPNAGKSTLVNRMVGAKVSIVTQKVQTTRFPVRGVAIEGDTQIVLVDTPGIFSPRRRLDRAMVRSAWAGSEDAEATVHLVDVQAELASRADKATPGEYRSAQDVQTIIEGLKAADRKVILALNKIDGIKRDTLLAVAKDFFDQGVYSDVFMISASTGAGVEDLTAKLVTLMPEGPWLYPEDQTADLPARLLAAEITREKVYLRVHEELPYAATVETTAFEERRDGSVRIEQTILVEREGQRVIVIGKGGQTLKWIGQASREELCEILDRKVHLFLHVKVKENWAEERGLFSDIGLDFDV, translated from the coding sequence ATGACTGACACCACCTCCCAAAACACCCGCGCCGGCTTCGCCGCTATCATCGGCGCGCCGAACGCCGGCAAGTCCACCCTGGTCAACCGCATGGTCGGGGCCAAGGTCTCGATCGTGACCCAGAAGGTCCAGACGACGCGCTTCCCCGTGCGCGGCGTCGCCATCGAGGGCGACACCCAGATCGTGCTCGTCGACACTCCCGGGATCTTCAGCCCGCGCCGGCGCCTGGACCGGGCCATGGTCCGCTCGGCCTGGGCCGGCTCGGAAGACGCCGAGGCCACCGTCCATCTGGTCGACGTGCAGGCCGAGCTGGCCAGCCGCGCCGACAAGGCCACCCCCGGCGAATACCGCTCGGCCCAGGACGTCCAGACCATCATCGAGGGCCTCAAGGCCGCCGACCGCAAGGTCATACTGGCCCTGAACAAGATCGACGGGATCAAGCGCGACACCCTGTTGGCCGTGGCCAAGGACTTCTTCGATCAGGGCGTCTACAGCGACGTCTTCATGATCAGCGCCTCGACCGGCGCGGGCGTCGAGGACCTGACCGCCAAGCTGGTGACCCTGATGCCGGAAGGCCCCTGGCTCTATCCCGAAGATCAGACCGCCGACCTGCCGGCCCGCCTGCTGGCCGCCGAGATCACCCGCGAGAAGGTCTATCTGCGCGTCCACGAGGAGTTGCCCTACGCCGCCACCGTCGAGACGACCGCCTTCGAGGAACGCCGGGACGGCAGCGTCCGCATCGAGCAGACCATCCTGGTCGAGCGCGAGGGCCAGCGGGTCATCGTGATCGGCAAGGGCGGCCAGACCCTGAAGTGGATCGGCCAGGCCTCGCGTGAGGAGCTGTGCGAGATCCTGGATCGCAAGGTGCACCTGTTCCTGCACGTGAAGGTCAAGGAGAACTGGGCCGAGGAGCGCGGCCTGTTCAGCGATATCGGGCTGGACTTCGATGTTTGA
- the rnc gene encoding ribonuclease III, translating into MDRRVAAVGDLERRIGHQFKDRELLERALTHASVGDGAKKVRDNEVLEFIGDRVLGLLAAEALAQRFPKAKEGELAPRLNALVSRETCARVARAAELGPALRLSASSSKIGGRETESILAGATEALMAALYQDGGLDAARGVFLKLWADEFDRAGEGRPRDSKTALQEWAQGKGRPLPTYRVLDRTGPDHAPVFTVEATVVGVDPAIAKGKSRQEAEKAAAKALLEREGAG; encoded by the coding sequence ATGGATAGACGGGTCGCCGCCGTCGGCGACCTGGAGCGCCGGATCGGCCATCAGTTCAAGGATCGCGAACTGCTCGAACGCGCCCTGACGCACGCCAGCGTCGGGGACGGGGCCAAGAAGGTCCGCGACAACGAGGTGCTGGAGTTCATCGGCGACCGCGTCCTGGGCCTGCTGGCCGCCGAGGCCCTGGCCCAGCGGTTCCCCAAGGCCAAGGAAGGCGAGCTGGCTCCGCGTCTGAACGCCCTGGTCAGCCGCGAGACCTGCGCCCGTGTCGCCCGCGCCGCCGAGCTGGGCCCGGCCCTGCGCCTGTCGGCCTCGTCCAGCAAGATCGGCGGCCGCGAGACCGAGTCGATCCTGGCCGGCGCCACCGAGGCGCTGATGGCGGCCCTCTATCAGGACGGCGGCCTGGACGCCGCGCGCGGCGTGTTCCTCAAGCTGTGGGCCGATGAGTTCGACCGGGCGGGCGAGGGCCGTCCGCGCGATTCCAAGACCGCGCTGCAGGAATGGGCGCAGGGCAAGGGCCGGCCGCTGCCGACCTACCGGGTCCTGGACCGCACCGGCCCCGATCACGCGCCGGTGTTCACGGTCGAGGCGACGGTGGTTGGGGTGGATCCCGCCATCGCCAAGGGCAAGTCCCGGCAAGAGGCGGAGAAAGCGGCGGCCAAGGCGCTGCTGGAACGCGAAGGCGCGGGGTAG
- the lepB gene encoding signal peptidase I produces MTDADITPPEEKGAVAELIEIIKTVAYALGIALVLRVLLFQPFTIPSASMEPNLYQGDYIIVSKFSYGWSKHSIPFSPPIIKGRILGHAPNRGDIIVFKLPRDNRTDYIKRLIGLPGDKVQIRGGQVYINGKALPRKEEAPALVDTGYGFTQQVQRFKETNPEGRQYDTQDFGPDSRGDNTGVYTVPAGCYFFMGDNRDNSADSRFDPGVSPFKESACKWDYELDQYIGDEVGVGFVPAENLVGRAQIILLSWNAEASLFKPWTWFLNARPSRFFHVLK; encoded by the coding sequence ATGACCGACGCCGACATCACGCCGCCCGAAGAGAAGGGCGCCGTCGCCGAGTTGATCGAGATCATCAAGACCGTCGCCTACGCCCTGGGCATCGCCCTGGTGCTGCGGGTCCTGCTGTTCCAGCCCTTCACGATCCCGTCGGCCTCGATGGAGCCGAACCTGTATCAGGGCGACTACATCATCGTGTCGAAGTTCAGCTACGGCTGGAGCAAGCACTCGATCCCGTTCAGCCCGCCGATCATCAAGGGGCGGATCCTGGGCCATGCGCCCAACCGGGGCGACATCATCGTCTTCAAGCTGCCGCGCGACAACCGCACCGACTACATCAAGCGCCTGATCGGCCTGCCGGGCGACAAGGTCCAGATCCGCGGCGGTCAGGTCTACATCAACGGCAAGGCGCTGCCGCGCAAGGAAGAGGCCCCGGCCCTGGTCGACACCGGCTATGGCTTCACCCAGCAGGTGCAGCGCTTCAAGGAAACCAACCCGGAAGGCCGCCAGTACGACACCCAGGACTTCGGTCCCGACAGCCGCGGCGACAACACCGGCGTCTACACCGTGCCGGCCGGCTGCTACTTCTTCATGGGCGACAACCGCGACAACTCGGCCGACAGCCGCTTCGATCCGGGCGTCTCGCCGTTCAAGGAGAGCGCCTGCAAGTGGGACTACGAGCTGGACCAGTACATCGGCGACGAGGTCGGGGTCGGCTTCGTCCCGGCCGAGAACCTGGTAGGCCGCGCCCAGATCATCCTGCTGTCATGGAACGCCGAGGCCAGCCTGTTCAAGCCGTGGACGTGGTTCCTGAACGCGCGTCCCAGCCGCTTCTTCCACGTGCTGAAGTGA
- the acpS gene encoding holo-ACP synthase, translated as MIIGIGSDLCDIRRIEKSLERFGDRFTNKVFTEIERRRSERKPDRASSYAKRFAAKEACSKALGTGLKRGVHLAGMGVVNLPSGKPTMALTGGALERLKAMTPPGMEAVIHLSLTDDHPYAQAFVIIEALPADQLVQPSP; from the coding sequence GTGATCATCGGGATCGGCTCGGACCTGTGCGACATCCGCCGGATCGAGAAGTCCCTCGAGCGCTTCGGCGACCGATTCACCAACAAGGTCTTCACTGAGATCGAACGCCGGCGGTCCGAGCGCAAGCCCGACCGCGCCTCCAGCTACGCCAAGCGCTTCGCCGCCAAGGAGGCCTGTTCCAAGGCCCTGGGCACGGGCCTGAAGCGCGGCGTGCACCTGGCCGGCATGGGCGTGGTCAACCTGCCGTCGGGCAAGCCGACCATGGCCTTGACCGGCGGCGCGCTGGAGCGGCTGAAGGCCATGACCCCGCCGGGCATGGAGGCGGTGATCCACCTGTCCCTGACCGACGACCACCCCTACGCCCAGGCCTTCGTGATCATCGAGGCGCTGCCGGCGGATCAGCTGGTCCAACCTTCGCCGTAA